The Deltaproteobacteria bacterium genome contains the following window.
TCAGGAGGATGCCGATCGCGGAGATGAGGGCGAGCACCTGGAAGGGGCTCTGCGCCCAGCGGCTCACCGTGACGCTTGCGATCCAGCCCGAGGCGCCCGAGCGCGTCATCGCCGAGCCCAGCGCAATCGCCCCCCCGTACATGAGGAGGATGCCCCAGTTCACGTACTGCTCGAGGTCGGACCACGTGAGGAGGCGGAGGAGGAAGATCACGACCACGCCGCCGAGCGCGATGTTGGCGAGCCCGAACTCCTCGCCACCCACGATCCAGGCGACGAGCGTCGTCACCATGATCAGCCCGATCGACTTCTCGCGTGCCGAGGGCCGCCCCATGCGCAGCATCTTCTCCGCGATCACCACATCGGCGTCGCGCACCGAGTCGATGTCGATGGGGAAGAAGCGCACGATCACCTGCCAGCCCGCCACGAGCAGGATGGCCACGATCGGCCATGCGGCGAGCGTCCATTGGGCGAAGCTGTAGCTCTGCCCCGTGGTCTCGCGCAGCATGCCGATGGCGAGCGGCGCGCGCCCGCCGCCGAGCAGGGTCGCGATGCCGCCGATCTGGGTGCCCCACGCCATGGCGAGGAAGAGGGCGCGGCCGTAGTTGCTGCCCTGCCGCGGCAGGCGCAGCACGCGCGCGATCTCGAGCGTGATCGGGAAGGTCATCGCCGCGACCGCGTGCTCCGACATGAAGAACGACATGAAGGCATTCATCAGGAAGAGGGAGAGGAGGAGCGTGCGGGGCGTGTGACCGAAGCGGCGCAGGACGGCGATCGCCATGCGCGACGAGAGCCCGCACTTGATGAGTGCGGCGGCGAGGATGAAGGCGCCGAGGATGAAGAACACCGCCTCGTTGCCGAACAGCGCGTAGGTCTCCTTGGTCGAGATGACGTCCGTCGTCGGCAGCAGCACCATGGCGAGCAGGCTCGTCACCATGAGCGGCAGCACGCTCGTCACCCAGTAGACGAGACAGAGGACGAAGATGGCGAGCGCCCTCTGCCCCGCGGGCGACAGGCCCTCGGGCGGGGGCATGGCGCGGATCGCGAGGTAGGCCGCCAGGCCGACGGACAGCACGATCGGCCGGTAGGTGCGCTCGGCGAGGATGCGCCACAGCGGCCGGGTGTCGATCAGGATCTCCGCGCGCGATGGCTGCGGGAGCGCCACTAGAGGTGCGAGGAGTCGAAGGACTCGCTCACCCGCCGGACCCGCAGCCGGCGGCGGAAGCGGGCGAGGCTGCGCGCGGCGAGCGCACCCAGACGGGACCGCGTGAGCTGCTGGACCGCCACGGCGAGGCGCGCATCGGCGCCGGCGAAGTGGCGCGCCTCGAGCGGCGTGATGCCGAGCGTCAGGTCCCGCATCCAGCCCATGTTGATGCGGCGCTCCTTCACGGCGCGGTAGAGGTGCGCGAGGACCGGCGTCACCCCGGACGCGTCGAGCGCCATGCGCGGTCCGGCCGCCTCCGGGGTGCGGAACACGGCCACGACCGGGACGACCGCCATGGCGGTGAGCGCGTCGATCCCGCGCATGGTCGAAGCGGCCGGCTCGACCCCGACCACCAGGTCGCTCCAGACGGTGCCGCTCGGAAACACCTGGGCCGCGTAGCCCAGCGCCTCGAGGTACCGCTCGCGGCCGATGTAGCGCGCGCGCCCGACGCAGTGCCGCTTCAGCACGTCCTCGTCGAAGATCTCGAGGTTGTAGCTGAGCGCGTCGACGCCCATGGCGTAGGTCCGATCGATCCAGTGGTTGTCGCGCGGTGGGTGGACCTGCGTCGCGATCAACGTGTCGAAGTGGCGCCGGACCGCGTCGATGTACGGCGCGAGAAAGCCGATGCCGCCGTCCTCGGCGTCGAAGAAGCCGCTGTTGAAGTAGACGAACTCGGCGGCGCCCTCGTCGAAGGCCGCGCGGATCACCTCGAGCACCTCCTCGACCGGGGCCGCGGCGTCGCGCTCCGCCGTCGCCCGGGCGCCTTCCACGCAGAAGCGGCACGGTGCGCCGCGCAGGCTGAAGCCGCAGGCGCCAGCCGGGTTGATCACGAGGTGGCTGCCGTGCACGGCCGCGACGCGCCACATCGGCGTGCCGCGTGTCGTGTGCCGCTCGTAGAAGCGTGGCTGCGGAACGGCGCGGATCTCGATGCGGAGGCTTTCGGCGCCGTCGGGGTTGCGGCGCGCGAGGAAAAGGCGCTCGCCGTCGGCGAGCAGACGGAAGGGCGACCCGGCGGTCGCCCGCTCCTCGACCGACGCGCTCACCCACACGTCGTCCGGCAGCACGAGGTCGAGCGACCGTGCCACGGCGTCGGCCCCGGTGGTCGGGCGGAGGAGGGCGGTGCGGGCGCGGACGCTCGGGTCGAGGATGACGCCCCGCGCGGCGACCTCGAGCTTCAGGTACGCGGGGTGGACGTCGAGGCTCACGCGGTGCCCCCGCAGAGCACACACCCGGCGCCGCGGGGCAGCGCGAGCGCGACGCACGTGCCCGCGGCGACGTCGAGATGCTGGCTCCGACCGGCGTTCGCGGCGCCGAGGAGGAGCGCGAGCGCCTCGCTCGCGGCGAGCGCGCCGACCGCGAGCGCCAGGGAGGCGGCGAGGGCGGGCGTGGCAGGCGCGGCGTCGCCGATGGAGAGGGTGGCGGCGGGGACGCACGCGCCGCACGGCCGCCCGACGAGCGTCGTGACGACGCCCCGCGCGTCGCGCCGGACGCCGATCACGAAAGGACGGCCTGCCCGTGCCGCGTGCCGGCCGAGCCTCGCGGCGGACGCGGGGTCGCCGGTGAGGTCCACCACCACCGAGGCGTCGGGGAGCGCCGGGCCCCCGGCGTGACGAGCGAGGCGGCAGTCGGGCGACAGCTCGGGAAGCTCGGCCGGACCGTCCAGTAGATCGAGGGCTCCGACGCCGGCGCGCCCGAGCAGCGTCGCGGCCGAGCGCGCGGCCTGGTCGCCGCCGGCGAGCAGGACGCGTGCCGCGAGCAGCCGCGCCTGGCCGCGGCCGCCGACCTCGGGGAGGATGATCTGGCGGCTGTAGCGGTCGATGTGCGCGTCCGTCAGCACGTCGGTGGGGAGCGTCATTCGATCACGTTCTTCTCGATCGGCTCGACGGTGACGCCCTGCTCGCGAAACCACGCGACGGCGCCGTCGATCGCCTCACGCGTGCCGTCGAGCTCGAGGGCGATGATGCCGATGTCCTCGCCGACGCTCGCGCTGCGGATGTTCGTCACCACCTCGAACTTGCGGCTGCACCAGTAGATGAGCGGCTCGCGGACGAGCCGTTTCGGGTACGTGAGGTAGAACTTCTCGCGTATCTTCCCGCTCTTGGCCGCCGGTGTCCCACGCTTCATGCGGGCTCCTCGACGGGGCGCCAGCCGAGCCACAGGTTGGTCGAGAGGTAGCGGTCG
Protein-coding sequences here:
- a CDS encoding DASS family sodium-coupled anion symporter, which translates into the protein MLIDTRPLWRILAERTYRPIVLSVGLAAYLAIRAMPPPEGLSPAGQRALAIFVLCLVYWVTSVLPLMVTSLLAMVLLPTTDVISTKETYALFGNEAVFFILGAFILAAALIKCGLSSRMAIAVLRRFGHTPRTLLLSLFLMNAFMSFFMSEHAVAAMTFPITLEIARVLRLPRQGSNYGRALFLAMAWGTQIGGIATLLGGGRAPLAIGMLRETTGQSYSFAQWTLAAWPIVAILLVAGWQVIVRFFPIDIDSVRDADVVIAEKMLRMGRPSAREKSIGLIMVTTLVAWIVGGEEFGLANIALGGVVVIFLLRLLTWSDLEQYVNWGILLMYGGAIALGSAMTRSGASGWIASVTVSRWAQSPFQVLALISAIGILLTEAMSHSAVVALLMPVALGIAQQFGIDPRVMAPAVALPSGLAFTLPVGTPGNAIAYSSGYLRLRDMLVPGFVLVAIAWLAFNLTAVYYWPLIGIGAGR
- a CDS encoding radical SAM protein, which produces MSLDVHPAYLKLEVAARGVILDPSVRARTALLRPTTGADAVARSLDLVLPDDVWVSASVEERATAGSPFRLLADGERLFLARRNPDGAESLRIEIRAVPQPRFYERHTTRGTPMWRVAAVHGSHLVINPAGACGFSLRGAPCRFCVEGARATAERDAAAPVEEVLEVIRAAFDEGAAEFVYFNSGFFDAEDGGIGFLAPYIDAVRRHFDTLIATQVHPPRDNHWIDRTYAMGVDALSYNLEIFDEDVLKRHCVGRARYIGRERYLEALGYAAQVFPSGTVWSDLVVGVEPAASTMRGIDALTAMAVVPVVAVFRTPEAAGPRMALDASGVTPVLAHLYRAVKERRINMGWMRDLTLGITPLEARHFAGADARLAVAVQQLTRSRLGALAARSLARFRRRLRVRRVSESFDSSHL
- a CDS encoding FeS-binding protein, which codes for MREKFYLTYPKRLVREPLIYWCSRKFEVVTNIRSASVGEDIGIIALELDGTREAIDGAVAWFREQGVTVEPIEKNVIE